GGAATTAACCCTTAGGATCCccttcctggagctggctggtccccgcagcccccccccccccccccgagccAGCGGTAGTTACCTCACTTGATTAacttattaatttatttgtttcattaaaGTTTGGAGTAGAGGCTGCCCGCCTGCTGCCGTCTTTCTCCCGGCGCTCCCGAGAGGTGGCACTCCAGCCCTGCCGCCGAACCACGACAGGGGGACAGCAGCGTCCGGCCGGGGGACACAAATGTCCGGCCAGGCAACATAAATGTCCGGACGCCGCCCCGACCCCTTAAGCTGCAGAAACCCACCGAGATGGGATTGAGAGCCCAGCTCCGGCTCGTTCGCCCTCCCCAGTTCCATCCTGGGAgaaaggggaggggaggtgcaGGGTTGATGTCACTGCAGAAGGAACAGTGCGCGGCTTTTTTGGCACCTTACAGGGAAGGGTCGCTGCCCCGGGAGGGGCTGTGCCCCACCTGCCTGTTTTGGTGTGTCCCCCCCACAAATGGCGACAACGCTGCGATGTCCCCGAAACCATCCCAAGGAGATGAGGGTGGAGTTCCCTTCCCCAGGAGCCCCCAGACTCCTCTGGGGACAGCAAAGCTTCACCCCATGGCTGTGAGCTGGCGTCCCCCGGGGACCACACGTCCTGCGACGTCGGGGGCTGAGGTGGCCCCTTCCCGTGCCGCTGGCTCGGGAGGAAGCCGGAGCTGGCCGCGGAGCAGTCCCTGCCTTTCCTGGTTGCCTCCTGCCAAGAAACTCGCCCCAGGATGGTCTCGGAGCCGAGCACTGCGGGAGCAGCACCTCCCTGCCCCGCTCACACTGCCCcgctgctcccagagctgccccaccCGGGCATGGGGGTCTGGTGGGGGCTCCAGCACCCCAGCTCCGCGGAGTGCCCGATGTGTGGGGTGCAATCCCTGGGGGCTTGGCTTGGAGGGGGATCCACGAGGCTGCAGCACCCCAAAAGCCGCAGGGGCACGGTCCCGGCCTCTCCCGGTGCTCCCAGCGGGGTGGGAGGGGATCCCgggtgggtttggggggattcATCTCTGCCACGGTGGGGTCTTCACCCTGCACCCCGCGGGGGTGGCAGCTCGGTGTGTTCATGGGGCACCCAGGGCCAACCCAGCTGGGTGTGGGGTCTTCCCACGGCTCTGAGCAGTGGGGCCGGGTCCTGGCACCTCGTCCCTCCCCCAGCATGGCCGGGATggtggcacaggcagggcaggggttGTGTGCCAGCCCGTGGCTCTGCCTCTCGCCGTCACATGGGCCCAAGGTGCCCCGGCAGGACTTTGTCCCACTCCACCTTGGCTGCCCCACGTGTGCCGAGGCTGCCACTCCCCGCAGAGGGGACACGAGCAGGGGGGAGACGCCAGCGTCAGAGTGACACAGAGGGAGTTGTGACCTCGCAGGGCCAGCTGGCCGCAGCCCGCCTGAGCCCAGCCGCAGGAACGGGGTGAGGGGATGCTCCAAACACTTGGACTGTCGCCGCTGCCGCCTCCGCGCAGCGGCTCTTATCAGCTGGCAGGGGGACAGGGTTGTTACGGGAACGGTCAGCTGTTCCCGCAGCACCCCACAGTCCTCTGAGCTGTCAGGGAGCTGGCGagggcacaaggacacagagcAGTGGCCGGGGATGTCCTTTGTGCTAGTGGCTTTGCTTTGTTCCCCGGGGGTCTTGGGGGAATTCGTGACTCACTGTGGATTCCTACGAGTCCAGTCATGCTGGAGACAGTCTGGGCTGGACTCAGTTCCTTCCTGCGGCGCTCCAGCCTCCAGCTCCGCTGCCCAAGGACGCACTCACAGGAAAAGGCCCTTCCAAGAGTGCTTGGAAGAGGGGCTCCCTGCGGATGGGGCTCCACAGGACCCGCGTTCAGGCGCTCAGAGCACCCCGGGGTCCCGGGGAGCAGGCAGCCCCCGTGCCCGGCGGGATTTGGCCTTCCCCACTTCCAGTGACCCTCCCCACCCTGGCCGCGGCATCCCCCCGtgggctcagccaggagcccGTGGCCCCTGGCCCGTGGCCCGCGGCCGTCCAGGGAACCCGGCGGTGCTCCCGTCCTGGCTGCCGTGAGGCATCCTCGAGGAATCCTTTGGCAGCGCCGGGAGACGCTCCCGGCGAGGCAGAGACAGCAGGAGCCCCGAGTGGGCGGCTGAGGTCCCGCAGCAGGTGCTGGTGCCGCGGGGGGGGCCGGAGACTGAGGGGTGGCCAAGACCCCCTCGGTTCTGGTCCCTGAGCACGCGGCTGGGGGCTGGCAGCGGGGACAGGGAGCTGGATCCAAGTGACACCAACTCCAtgccctgggctgagctggggtgTCCCCGTCTCATCTGTAGCCAGCTTCCCACACCCCTGGAAGGGGAGGAACGCAGCCCcctcccctctgcagccctccctccccctcctctccaCACACCTGGAGCCTCCAGGACGGCTCCTCCACGGTAGCCAGGACCCCCCATTTGGCGAGGGCAgtgccggggggggggggggggcaccgagaggggacagagagccGGGAACACCCCGGCCCCGCGGGGACAGATGCATCACCGGGGACTTCGGGCGAGGGGTCCACAAGTTCGGGGCTCTGCTCTACATTCCCAGGCCCGACCCCCGCCCCGTTGCGCTCCGCCCCGGGCCGGTCGCGACTGCCCCGGCGCCTCCCCGCACCCCCCCGGCCGGGGCGCGGCTATaaggagcggcggggccggcggccggcGGAACGGCGGGCGCGGCAGGTACGGGACCGGCTCTggggggatggggtgggggtgccaggcaggaggagagagagagagggggatCCCGCCCCATGAATTCCGTGAGGGATCCCAGCATCGGATCCTCCCACTCTTCTCTCCCGGGGTGTGTGCGCGGCGGGCGCGGCAGGTACGGCCGGGAACGGGGAGGGGGTCCCACCCCGTGGGATCTCCGTGGGATCTCCGTGGGATCTCCGTGGGTCACCCTCTCCCCGCTTTACCGGGGTCCAGGGAGTCCCCACGCTGTGGGTGGGGTGGGTACAGCCGCGGgagggacaaggcagaaggggGGTCCTGCCCTCTGTGTCCCTTAGattgtccccacctgccactTTTGGGGTCCCCATCACCCTCCCCTCGGCCCCGCGGGCTCATCGCACTGCCCGCGATGGGGACTGGGGGTGGCGGTGAGAACGGGACCCGCTCAACCCCCTCGAGTGTTCCGGGGAGCCCCTTCCCGAGGGGATTCTGCTTTTGGAGCCGGTGGTTAAGGGATGGGAGGGCACGGGGCCCCTCGGGATGCGGGGAGCTCGGGGGGAAGTTTTTGGGAGGGTGTTTTGGAGGTTGAGCTGCGTGGTCACAAGGGGAGTTACAAAACCGGGATGTTTTGAGGagcctggggagggcagggtggGAGCAGCACCCACAGTGGGATGGGGCTTGCGGAGAACCCGCAGGACCCCCGTGACATCActgccctccttccctctctccgCAGGTGTGGGGACATGACCGGGGACATGCgggccctgctgtgcctctGGCTGGTGGCCCAGGTGGCCCTGTCCTCCCGGGTCCGCACCCGCCGGGAGCTGGGCCCCGGTTTGTACGAGCACGGGGTCTACGATGCCGGGGGCTCCTACTGCCAGCGGGGGGACGTGTGCTGCCACGGCCGCGACGATGGCTGCACCGTGCCCTACCACGACACCCTCTGCTACTGCGACCTCTTCTGCAACCGCACCGTCTCCGACTGCTGCCCCGATTTCTGGGAATACTGCCTGGGCATCCCGGCCCCCTTCCCCAAAGCCGCAGGTGAGGCGCGCCCAGCCCGGCTGTGGGTGCTGGGGTGCTGCATGCGCTGTGTGATGCTGCTGATGCTCCTTGGGGTGATGATGGATGTGGGACCCCGCATTCCTGCCCTCAGTGCGGAGCTGCTCCGTATCCCTCAAAGGTGTGGGAACTCCCACAGAATGTCCGGGATGGGGGTGGGCTCCCAGAAAAAGAGGTGTGGGAGCAGCCCGTGACCCCACAGCCTGCTCGCTCCCTGGGAAGCGGCGGCTCCAGCAGCGcgtgtgggcagagcagggacgTGAGGGGACATGCGGGGACTCCATCCCAGCTTGCCCGGTCACGTCTGGGGCAGGCAGATGCTGGCCCTGGCTTAACCCTGCCGGCAGCTGGGGCGGCCGGGGGCGAGGAGGGGGCACGGGCACcccccagctcacagcacaaGGCGCTCTCAGAGTCCCTGCggagcagagccagctcctCCCGGGCACAACCGGCCCCTTTATCCCTTGTCCCGCCGGGCTGAGCGCATTTAACCCTCCCGGCGCCGAGCCAGCCCCGCTCCCACCCTCATGGGGCACTAATGGGGACACCCAGCCCCGGGCTGGTGTCCAAGCTCCTCTCTGAtgtctgcagccctggcaccgTGCAGCACCCACTGAcccccagcacagctttggGGGTGCCAAGGTGCAGCCGGGCACCTGCCTGGGTTTAAGAACCACGTTGATTTTCCCTTTGGTTTGTAGCCCCGGGAATATGGGGGTGCTAGTGGGACCCCCGGCACAGCCAGGCACTCACCAGGGGctctcccattcccatccaGGCTGTTCTCGTGCCGGACGCAATTATCCCACCGGAGCCACGTACCGGGAGAACTGCAACCTGTGGTGAGTGAATGCTCTGTGGGCACCTGTGGCATGTCACCAACATGTCACCAGAGGAAGGTGTCGCTGTCCCGCGGGCTCCTATAAATCTCAGAGCTCAGAGGAGAGCGAGGCCCGAGCTGggtggtgggagctgctgccaaaaTGCCTTTACTCCAACAAATTCGGAGCCAAGGGCCTTGAGCCGCTCCCAAGTTTCAGCGCATGCCTGCGTGGGAGCCGCTCGCCCCGGCGGGACAAAGCGCTGCCCAGGGGGGTTTTGGGCACGCCGGTCGCAGCCCAGCTTGCCCAAGCCTGACGGAGTTCCTGGGTAGCCGCGGTGCGTTCGTGCCAGTGGCCAGAGTCCGGCTGTGCCGCACGCTCGGCAGCACCCGGAGCTCACCTTTGGAGCAGCGCGGGGGTTAtctgggaatactgggaatacTGGTATTACTGGCATCCGGAGGTGGGGGATAGGGCAACCTGCAGGCGAGGAGCTGCTAGAGACGAGGATTGAACCCGCAGGGGCGATGCGGTAGATAAGCGGAAATCAAAGGCAGCGTCTGGGGCGTGTGCGAGGGCAGGGGCACGTGTGTGAACATGTGTGTGCGGGCGTGCGCCTGGGCCGCAGGTGAAAAACCAGCCCGACCctccccacagctctggggcagcctGGAGCTCCTCCGGGATCGTGGAGAGGAGCACTCAGGGATGGAGGGTGTCCCCATTCCCGGGGGAATGTCCATGTCCCCAAGCCATGCACGTGGGGtctctgctgctgggggagcATCTCTGACCCACCAGCGCTGCTGAGGGGGCAAATCTTCTCTTCCGAACCCTCCTCCCCCGAACTCGGCACCTGGAGAATTTCTGCAGCGCTTcaccccagcccctgtccctgccggGGTCCCGCGGTGGCTGCGGGTGTGGCAGGGGGCACAAACCACGGCAGGGTGACACGGAGCGTGGGCACCCAGCTGAGGTGCTCCCAAATGGCCAGGTGTCCCACACAGCGCCGGGAACGCTCAGGGATGGATGGGGGAATGCAGGAATGCAGGTGCTGCCGGCGGGATTGGGATGGGGGTGTCTGGCAGGACACGGCTGCGGCCTCGCTCAGCTCCATAAAAGGGAAATGTGCCGGGAtctgggcaggagggagcatGCCAAGCATTGCTCACTGCACGGGGGGAGCACAGCCCGGGGCTCCCCGGGGGACCCGCCGCacccccacagcctccccccGGTCCGGTTGTCCCCGTTGGTGCCGCAGGAGTGACCTGGTGGCAGTGGGTCCCTCATCGGGACACCCAGCACCGACCCCCGGCCCTGGGCTGGTGTCCAAGCCCCTCTCTGATGTCTGCAGACCTGGCAGCGTTTCAGCTGATTTTTTGTCCCATGGCCTGTCTGCCCTCGGGGCTCCTGCGAGGGctggggcggggcggggggacAGCTCCCAGGATCACCCAGAGGCCACTCGAGGTCACCCAGATGGTTGCCCACGGCTTCACCCCGTTCTGAGGTGCCAAGCTTTGGTGACCCCTGACCAAAGTAGCCCTGACCGCCTTCGCTGGCTGCCCAGTTCGGGAGGGGCAGGGCCCACTCAAGGTCCCCCTGGTCACCCTGGGGACATCATTTCACCGACTGTCCCCTCTGCAGCACCTGCGGCCCCGGCGGGCAGTGGCAGTGCGAGGACCACGCCTGCCTGATGGATGCGGAGCTGATCGACGCCGTCAACAGAGGCAATTACGGGTAAGGATCGGGCACCGCGAGGGTGGGGCAGGGATGCTTCACCCCTCGGTGCTTTTTGGGGTAACCCTTGAGCCGTGTGCCCTCTTCCCACGCAGCTGGAGAGCCGCCAACTACAGCCAGTTCTGGGAGATGACCCTGGAGGACGGGATCCGGCACCGCCTGGGCACCTTCCGTCCCTCTCCCACCGTCATGAACATGAACGAGATGCACGTGAGTCCCCTcgggatggggaggggaaactgaggcacgccAGGGGTTGTCCCTGCCCGTCCCAGTGATTCCCCACGGCTGGGAAGGGGCTCCCAgaggggaggcagagcagccctTGTGTTTGGAGACAGCAGCTCAGCAAATTCCCCCGGACAATCCCCGGGCTGCCagtgttgttttttccccctctcctccgTGTTCGTTTCCCATCGGAacgccggccccgccgctgctGACTCAGCAGAGCCGCCTGCTCCAGCGCTTTTCCTCTGCCCGCTCCCAAACCCGGGGTGGGCGCCCCTCGGGGGTCCCTGGTGTGCCGGCAGAGCTTGCTGCACGCCCAGCCCCGCACTCCGGAGCCTGAGGTTTAATTTCAGAGGCGCTTCCTGCGCTGGGAGAAGCCAGGGAGCTGTGACCGTGTCCTCCCTAGGAAGGCCAGGACGGGTgcactgtccctgctccaggacggaaaggctggacaagaggccacCGGGAGGGGCTGTGTCAACCAGAGCTGCGTGCTCGGGGTGGCCACCGAGGGCTTTGCTGGGGTCTGGGGTAGGACACTGGGTGCTGCTGTTCTcgaaggagctgctggagctgtggtgcTCAAATTTAGGGAAAGCTGAGGAGTGTGGCCCCCCTGGAATAATGGGGCACCCAAATCTTTGTCGCTCATGGTGGTGTCCCTGTCCTGAGGAGTCTTGAAGTGGGACTGGGGGACACTAAAGCTGGGTGAGAACCATCTCAGAAGATGGCTGGGgtggctgggatggcaggaggagGACATGGGGTCCCACAGTTGGGCTGAGGGACACTAAAAGTTGCTGGGACCCTGTTCAGAGGATGGCTGGGGtggctggaggagctgaggtCCCACAgtggcactgggggacactAAAGGTGCCTGGAGATAATTTCAGAGGatggctgggatggcaggaggagctgggggggtCCCTATGGCCTgaccccccagctctgccccacagaTGAACATGGACTCCAACGAGGTGCTGCCACGTCACTTCGATGCCGCTGCGAAGTGGCCGGGGATGATCCACGAGCCCCTGGACCAGGGGAACTGCGCCGGCTCCTGGGCCTTCTCCACAGCTGGTGAGCGGACACGGGGCGGGCTGGgcggggacagggggacagagacCAAACCGCCTCCCCCTGACCTGGCACCCCTCCCCAGCCGTGGCCTCGGACCGCATCTCCATCCACTCCATGGGACACATGACCCCCGCCCTGTCCCCACAAAACCTCCTGTCCTGTGACACCCGCAACCAGCGCGGCTGCAGCGGGGGGCGCCTGGATGGAGCCTGGTGGTACCTGCGCAGGAGGGGGTgagtggggatgggatgggatgggatgggatgggatgggatgggatgggatgggatgggatgggatgggatgggatgggatgggatgggatccatgggaagGCATCCATGGGATTGGAAGGGATCATGGGATGGCATTGCATGGGATAATGGGATCATGGGATGGGACGGGGGacagaggctgctctgggatAGGGTGGGATAGAGGGGGTTTGAGGCTCTGGCCTCCTGGGGAGAGCCCAAGAGATCCCCGTGTTCACCCTGTCCCTTGGGCAGGATGAGGATGTCCATTGAGGATGGACAGTGGGGTTTGGGATCGGGATGGGACTGGGGATCACAGTGGAGATGggagtggggtttggggtgaaaatgGAAGTGGGGGTTGGGATGGGGATGAGAGTGAGTTTTGGGATGGAAGAAGGATTTGGTGTGGGGATGGAGAGTAGGTTCAGtatggggatggggatgagatTGGGGTTCAGGGTGGGGATGGgagggggctgtggggaggggagTGGGCTTCGGGATGAGGATGGATCCGGGTGgtccttcccctcctccatcCTGTCCCCTTGCGCAGGGTGGTGACAGACGAGTGCTACCCGTTCAcgagccagcagagccagccgGCGGCTCCTCCCTGCATGATGCACAGCCGCTCCACGGGCCGGGGCAAGCGACAGGCGACAGCGCGGTGCCCCAACCCCCAGACCCATTCCAACGAGATCTACCAGTCCACCCCCGCCTACCGCCTCTCCTCCAGCGTGAGCGCCGGGCCAGGGGCGGAGCGGGAGCGGGGAGCGGGCTCGGCTCGGGCTGCTTTACCTGGGAAAACCGGGTTTGAGAATGCGGCTGGGAAAACCCCACTGCAGAGCCTGCGGGGAGCGGCTCCTCCGCCCGGCAaatccacagcagcagcctgagggTGCTGGAGCAGTTCTGCTGCATCCCTGGAGGTCGGGAGGGCAGTGCCGGGGGTCCCGGCCCCGCTGCCACTCGGTGCCACCCGGTTCTGTGCTTGCAGGAGAAGGAGATcatgaaggagctgctggagaacGGCCCCGTGCAAGGTAAGGAGCTGGATGGGGGCGCCTCTCTGTGCACCCCAAAAAGTCGGGGGAAAAAGATGGGAGGGGAAAGCCgctctgtcctggctgggggagctgtcgTGGGGGCCAGAAcccccctcagctgctccctctgcgTGCCCGGGCAGTGCTTGCCCCAGTGCCCGTCACGCTGCCCACCCCAGCGGGCACTGGGTTGCTCATTAACTCCTGAGATTTAATCACCGTCTTGGCAGCTGGCGTTtgtttaacttcatttttttttttctttttgaaacctCCTCATGAGTGTTGTTGCATCGCCCCGGGGAGGATCCGGCTGCCGCCTTCCCTCCCGCCGGGAATGCGATGCCCCCCGTGCCCGCTGTGCCTGAATcccccaccctggggacagtggCGGTGTCCCCAACCCCTGTCCCGTTCCCCGCAGCCATCCTGGAGGTGCACGAGGATTTCTTCATGTACAAGAGCGGGATCTATCGGCACACACCGGTGGCCGAGGGGAAGGGGCCGAAGCACCAGAGACACGGGACCCACTCGGTGAAAATCACCGGGTGGGTGACGGGGTGGCCTGGGGGGCTCCAGGGGGTGCGGAGAAGTTTGGTCTGGGTGGGAGAAATATTCCTTTAGCTAGGAAAGGAAGCTGGGAGGGGAATGGTGGCACAAGTGACACGAGAGTGATGCTCAGGACCCTGGAAGGAGGGGCCGGGTTTGGAGGTGCAGACCcccggggagggcagaggggccGGGTTTGGAGGTGCAGACCcccggggagggcagaggggccGGGTTTGGAGGTGCAGATCcccggggagggcagaggggccGGGTTTGGAGGTGCAGACCcccggggagggcagaggggccGGGTTTGGAGGTGCAGACCcccggggagggcagaggggccGGGTTTGGAGGTGCAGACCcccggggagggcagaggggccGGCTGCCCTGCGCCtgtgtttccttcttcctgCCCTGGCTAAATATTCCTGCCCCTATTCCGGGAACGGATGTCAAAACCTCGGCCTGGCCCTTGGGGCAGGAAACGAGCAGGGTCAGCACCCCCCCATCCCATCACGGTGCTGGGTGGGGGATCCCACAGCCTGGGGGCGCCTGGGGACCCCCTCTCACTGTCCTGTCCCACCGCAggtggggagaggagcagctgcctgaTGGCCAGACCCAAAAATACTGGGTGAGTGTTGGGGGTGAGTTTGGGGCGCTGC
Above is a genomic segment from Cinclus cinclus chromosome 26, bCinCin1.1, whole genome shotgun sequence containing:
- the TINAGL1 gene encoding tubulointerstitial nephritis antigen-like isoform X1; translated protein: MGPRCPGRTLSHSTLAAPRVPRLPLPAEGTRAGGRRQRQSDTEGVVTSQGQLAAARLSPAAGTGCGDMTGDMRALLCLWLVAQVALSSRVRTRRELGPGLYEHGVYDAGGSYCQRGDVCCHGRDDGCTVPYHDTLCYCDLFCNRTVSDCCPDFWEYCLGIPAPFPKAAGCSRAGRNYPTGATYRENCNLCTCGPGGQWQCEDHACLMDAELIDAVNRGNYGWRAANYSQFWEMTLEDGIRHRLGTFRPSPTVMNMNEMHMNMDSNEVLPRHFDAAAKWPGMIHEPLDQGNCAGSWAFSTAAVASDRISIHSMGHMTPALSPQNLLSCDTRNQRGCSGGRLDGAWWYLRRRGVVTDECYPFTSQQSQPAAPPCMMHSRSTGRGKRQATARCPNPQTHSNEIYQSTPAYRLSSSEKEIMKELLENGPVQAILEVHEDFFMYKSGIYRHTPVAEGKGPKHQRHGTHSVKITGWGEEQLPDGQTQKYWTAANSWGTAWGEGGHFRIARGVNECEVETFVVGVWGRVSMEDMPHK
- the TINAGL1 gene encoding tubulointerstitial nephritis antigen-like isoform X2, which encodes MTGDMRALLCLWLVAQVALSSRVRTRRELGPGLYEHGVYDAGGSYCQRGDVCCHGRDDGCTVPYHDTLCYCDLFCNRTVSDCCPDFWEYCLGIPAPFPKAAGCSRAGRNYPTGATYRENCNLCTCGPGGQWQCEDHACLMDAELIDAVNRGNYGWRAANYSQFWEMTLEDGIRHRLGTFRPSPTVMNMNEMHMNMDSNEVLPRHFDAAAKWPGMIHEPLDQGNCAGSWAFSTAAVASDRISIHSMGHMTPALSPQNLLSCDTRNQRGCSGGRLDGAWWYLRRRGVVTDECYPFTSQQSQPAAPPCMMHSRSTGRGKRQATARCPNPQTHSNEIYQSTPAYRLSSSEKEIMKELLENGPVQAILEVHEDFFMYKSGIYRHTPVAEGKGPKHQRHGTHSVKITGWGEEQLPDGQTQKYWTAANSWGTAWGEGGHFRIARGVNECEVETFVVGVWGRVSMEDMPHK
- the TINAGL1 gene encoding tubulointerstitial nephritis antigen-like isoform X3, which translates into the protein MTGDMRALLCLWLVAQVALSSRVRTRRELGPGLYEHGVYDAGGSYCQRGDVCCHGRDDGCTVPYHDTLCYCDLFCNRTVSDCCPDFWEYCLGIPAPFPKAAGCSRAGRNYPTGATYRENCNLCTCGPGGQWQCEDHACLMDAELIDAVNRGNYGWRAANYSQFWEMTLEDGIRHRLGTFRPSPTVMNMNEMHMNMDSNEVLPRHFDAAAKWPGMIHEPLDQGNCAGSWAFSTAAVASDRISIHSMGHMTPALSPQNLLSCDTRNQRGCSGGRLDGAWWYLRRRGVVTDECYPFTSQQSQPAAPPCMMHSRSTGRGKRQATARCPNPQTHSNEIYQSTPAYRLSSSEKEIMKELLENGPVQAILEVHEDFFMYKSGIYRHTPVAEGKGPKHQRHGTHSVGRGAAA